A single genomic interval of Helianthus annuus cultivar XRQ/B chromosome 6, HanXRQr2.0-SUNRISE, whole genome shotgun sequence harbors:
- the LOC110864469 gene encoding ervatamin-C isoform X2, with protein sequence MSTNLGWACASVSCVEAFYTMATGKLLPLSVQQLMDTKRVHMCGGGSAPISFQQHMMQYGGLATEKDYPFTRKYGVCKYKPKAVSITGYRRVPKYELHALKWAIIHGPVTACIEATPEFHRHGHL encoded by the exons ATGAGCACGA ATCTTGGCTGGGCATGTGCTTCGGTATCATGTGTTGAAGCATTTTACACTATGGCAACCGGAAAGTTGCTGCCATTATCCGTCCAACAACTGATGGATACCAAACGAGTACACATGTGCGGAGGTGGCAGTGCACCGATATCATTCCAGCAGCACATGATGCAGTATGGAGGGCTTGCCACTGAAAAGGACTACCCTTTTACAAGAAAATACGGAGTCTGCAAGTATAAG CCAAAAGCCGTCAGCATTACGGGCTACAGACGAGTTCCCAAATACGAATTACATGCCTTGAAGTGGGCTATTATCCATGGACCTGTTACCGCGTGCATTGAAGCCACACCTGAGTTTCACCGTCATG GGCATCTTTAG
- the LOC110864469 gene encoding ervatamin-C isoform X1 — protein sequence MSTNLGWACASVSCVEAFYTMATGKLLPLSVQQLMDTKRVHMCGGGSAPISFQQHMMQYGGLATEKDYPFTRKYGVCKYKPKAVSITGYRRVPKYELHALKWAIIHGPVTACIEATPEFHRHGQGIFRGQFREKFLNHVVLITGFGRTPDGESYFEIQNSFGTEWGDKGKTIIPQYVILDDGCCSIAAYAYYPTMYGIQAPFNQRIHRAVSYSPCLCRICRPDLHTGPRA from the exons ATGAGCACGA ATCTTGGCTGGGCATGTGCTTCGGTATCATGTGTTGAAGCATTTTACACTATGGCAACCGGAAAGTTGCTGCCATTATCCGTCCAACAACTGATGGATACCAAACGAGTACACATGTGCGGAGGTGGCAGTGCACCGATATCATTCCAGCAGCACATGATGCAGTATGGAGGGCTTGCCACTGAAAAGGACTACCCTTTTACAAGAAAATACGGAGTCTGCAAGTATAAG CCAAAAGCCGTCAGCATTACGGGCTACAGACGAGTTCCCAAATACGAATTACATGCCTTGAAGTGGGCTATTATCCATGGACCTGTTACCGCGTGCATTGAAGCCACACCTGAGTTTCACCGTCATGGtcag GGCATCTTTAGAGGGCAATTCAGAGAGAAGTTTCTAAACCATGTTGTCCTCATCACTGGGTTTGGCAGAACCCCAGATGGAGAAAGCTACTTTGAAATTCAAAACTCATTTGGAACAGAGTGGGGCGACAAGGGGAAAACCATTATACCCCAGTATGTGATCTTAGATGATGGATGTTGCAGCATTGCAGCATACGCCTATTACCCAACTATGTATGGAATTCAGGCCCCATTTAATCAGCGGATACATAGAGCAGTATCATACTCTCCGTGTCTCTGTAGGATCTGTCGGCCTGATCTCCATACCGGCCCACGTGCCTGA